A genomic stretch from Shewanella sediminis HAW-EB3 includes:
- the trpA gene encoding tryptophan synthase subunit alpha yields the protein MTESKQAGRYQATFAALKAKNQGAFVPFVTLGDPGPELSLKIIDTLVENGADALELGFPFSDPLADGPVIQGANLRALDAGTTPTQCFEMLSAIRAKYPELPIGLLLYANLVYANGVDTFYAKANAAGVDSVLIADVPVEEAEPFILSAKKHDIAPIFIAPPNADSETLKLVSEKGAGYTYLLSRAGVTGTESKAGMPIGDILNRLKEFDGAPPLLGFGIAEPSQVKAAIQAGAAGAISGSAVVKIIDANKANETILLAKLGEFTRDMKAAT from the coding sequence ATGACCGAATCTAAACAAGCAGGCCGTTATCAGGCAACATTTGCCGCACTGAAAGCTAAAAACCAGGGCGCATTTGTCCCCTTTGTCACCTTAGGCGATCCAGGCCCTGAACTGTCACTGAAAATTATCGACACCTTAGTGGAAAACGGCGCAGATGCGCTCGAACTGGGCTTCCCGTTTTCAGACCCTTTAGCCGATGGCCCCGTCATTCAGGGCGCGAATCTACGCGCACTCGATGCAGGCACCACTCCGACGCAATGCTTCGAGATGCTTAGTGCCATTCGCGCTAAATACCCGGAGCTCCCCATTGGCCTGCTGTTATACGCCAACTTAGTGTACGCCAACGGTGTGGATACCTTTTATGCTAAGGCCAATGCTGCTGGCGTCGATTCGGTATTGATTGCCGACGTGCCCGTCGAGGAGGCCGAACCATTTATCCTGTCGGCCAAGAAACATGACATCGCACCTATCTTTATCGCACCACCCAATGCCGACAGCGAAACCCTTAAGCTTGTCAGTGAAAAAGGGGCTGGTTACACCTACCTCTTGTCCCGTGCAGGCGTTACCGGCACCGAATCAAAGGCAGGCATGCCCATCGGTGATATTCTGAATCGCTTAAAAGAGTTTGATGGTGCGCCGCCACTGCTTGGTTTTGGTATTGCCGAGCCTTCTCAGGTCAAGGCTGCCATACAGGCTGGCGCCGCTGGGGCAATATCAGGCTCTGCCGTAGTAAAAATCATCGATGCAAATAAAGCTAACGAAACGATTCTCTTAGCCAAACTTGGCGAGTTTACCCGTGATATGAAAGCTGCGACATAA